One part of the Rhodococcus oxybenzonivorans genome encodes these proteins:
- a CDS encoding acyl-CoA dehydrogenase family protein — translation MDFTFSEEQQAVRGLASDVFAAKATPERIKQVESSAERIDGDLWRELAGTGLLGIALPENLGGGGMGLPEFYVLLEEQGRHVAPVPLWPHVLGALAICEFGTPDQRDALVSSAADGSLFLTIGIEEFGPYGDGVPSTTATEVDGGWRLTGAKAAVPVMHAAERVVVSATTPSGAALFLVDPRSEGVTTERGASTTHEICANVTFDATPAELLGPADGATPAWLQERVELALAALQLGVGEEAVRQSVTYLNERNQFGRPLATFQAVTHQLADCYIDLEAMRVTLWQAVWLLANGVNPGTAVLVAKWWATDAGQRVVHRTQHVHGGIGVDTDYPVHRHLLWGKQLAATLGGSASDLARLGALLASGVEVVA, via the coding sequence ATGGATTTCACCTTCAGCGAGGAACAGCAGGCGGTCCGTGGACTTGCCTCCGATGTGTTTGCCGCGAAGGCAACCCCCGAGCGGATCAAGCAGGTCGAATCCTCGGCGGAGCGCATCGACGGAGACCTCTGGCGTGAACTGGCCGGCACCGGTCTCCTCGGAATCGCCCTGCCGGAGAATCTCGGCGGCGGCGGCATGGGTCTGCCCGAGTTCTACGTCCTCCTCGAGGAGCAGGGCAGGCACGTGGCCCCGGTTCCGTTGTGGCCGCACGTGCTCGGCGCGCTCGCGATCTGCGAGTTCGGGACACCGGACCAACGGGACGCCCTTGTGTCCTCTGCGGCCGACGGCAGCCTGTTCCTCACCATCGGAATCGAAGAATTCGGGCCCTACGGAGACGGGGTCCCGTCGACGACGGCCACCGAGGTCGACGGCGGGTGGCGGCTGACCGGTGCGAAAGCCGCGGTGCCGGTGATGCACGCTGCCGAACGGGTCGTCGTGTCGGCCACGACCCCGTCCGGTGCGGCGCTGTTCCTGGTCGACCCGCGGTCGGAAGGAGTGACCACCGAACGGGGTGCATCGACTACCCACGAGATCTGCGCGAACGTCACGTTCGACGCGACACCCGCGGAGCTGCTCGGTCCGGCGGACGGCGCCACACCCGCCTGGCTTCAGGAGCGGGTCGAATTAGCCCTTGCTGCACTGCAACTGGGTGTCGGAGAGGAGGCGGTGCGTCAGTCCGTGACCTACCTCAACGAACGCAACCAGTTCGGTCGCCCACTCGCCACCTTCCAGGCCGTCACTCATCAACTCGCGGACTGCTACATCGATCTCGAGGCGATGCGGGTGACGTTGTGGCAAGCCGTCTGGCTCCTCGCGAACGGTGTAAACCCGGGAACTGCGGTGCTGGTGGCCAAGTGGTGGGCTACCGACGCCGGTCAGCGGGTGGTGCACCGAACCCAGCACGTGCACGGCGGCATCGGCGTGGACACGGACTACCCGGTGCACCGCCACCTGCTGTGGGGTAAACAACTCGCGGCCACCCTCGGCGGCTCCGCCTCTGACCTGGCGCGGCTCGGAGCCCTGCTTGCATCCGGTGTCGAGGTGGTCGCATGA
- a CDS encoding transketolase, translating into MTTTTATAAADATTREASRIASIEQFAYRMRHNIIDMGEEQGQGYVGQGLGAADIFATVYADQLRYRADDPHWEGRDRFLLSTGHYAIGHYAALAEAGIIPRSELETYGSDDSRLPMSAMSTYTPGMEISGGSLGHGLTIAVGMALGLRHQHSTARIFNFLSDGELDEGSTWEAAMGAHHHRLGNLTAMVDINALQADGATSTVLSTEPIHEKWAACGWHVERVDGNDVTALVRAFDNAAAESGGKPSIILCDTKVGKGVPLLETREKAHFMRIEEHEWQICRDQLTAGFNDKDA; encoded by the coding sequence GTGACCACCACAACCGCCACCGCCGCGGCCGACGCCACCACCCGTGAAGCATCGCGGATCGCCAGCATCGAGCAGTTCGCCTACCGGATGCGACACAACATCATCGACATGGGTGAGGAGCAGGGCCAGGGGTACGTCGGGCAAGGGCTTGGGGCCGCCGACATCTTCGCCACCGTCTACGCCGACCAACTCCGCTACCGCGCCGACGACCCGCACTGGGAAGGCCGGGATCGCTTCCTGCTCTCCACCGGCCACTACGCCATCGGCCACTACGCCGCCCTCGCCGAAGCGGGCATCATCCCACGCAGCGAACTGGAAACCTACGGTTCCGACGACTCGCGCCTACCGATGTCGGCGATGTCCACCTACACCCCCGGCATGGAAATTTCGGGTGGCTCCCTCGGGCACGGACTGACCATCGCGGTCGGCATGGCGCTCGGGTTGCGGCACCAGCACTCCACCGCCCGCATCTTCAATTTTCTCTCCGACGGCGAACTCGACGAGGGCTCGACGTGGGAAGCGGCGATGGGCGCCCACCACCACCGGCTGGGCAATCTCACCGCGATGGTCGACATCAACGCCCTGCAGGCGGACGGGGCAACCTCGACCGTGCTGAGTACCGAACCGATACACGAGAAGTGGGCGGCGTGCGGCTGGCACGTCGAGCGCGTCGACGGCAACGACGTCACCGCCCTCGTGCGTGCGTTCGACAACGCCGCCGCCGAATCCGGCGGAAAGCCGTCGATCATCCTCTGCGACACCAAGGTCGGCAAAGGTGTGCCCCTGCTCGAGACCCGGGAGAAGGCGCACTTTATGCGCATCGAGGAACACGAGTGGCAGATCTGCCGCGACCAACTGACCGCCGGCTTCAACGACAAGGACGCCTGA
- a CDS encoding MaoC family dehydratase, with product MSTATGALRPFTGVEVGSSLPELAIPLTRTLIVATALATRDFQDVHHDPALAVERGSKDVFMNILTTNGLVGRFVTDWAGPQASLRRIAIRLGAPNYPGDVLTLTGEVISNEAGVVTVKVRGVNSIGDHVTGTVTVARAAGGPQ from the coding sequence ATGAGCACCGCGACCGGTGCCCTCCGCCCGTTCACCGGGGTCGAGGTGGGGTCGAGCCTGCCCGAACTGGCAATTCCGCTGACCCGCACCCTCATCGTGGCCACCGCGCTGGCCACCAGGGACTTCCAGGACGTCCACCACGATCCCGCACTGGCCGTCGAGCGTGGCTCGAAGGACGTGTTCATGAACATCCTCACCACCAACGGCCTGGTGGGGCGGTTCGTGACCGACTGGGCCGGACCGCAGGCGTCGTTGCGACGCATCGCGATTCGCCTGGGCGCCCCGAACTATCCCGGTGACGTACTGACGTTGACCGGCGAGGTGATCTCGAACGAGGCCGGGGTGGTCACCGTGAAGGTGCGCGGCGTCAACAGCATCGGTGATCACGTGACCGGCACCGTCACTGTCGCCCGGGCCGCAGGAGGACCTCAGTGA
- a CDS encoding lipid-transfer protein, protein MISPLSGAAAIVGIGATEFSKNSGRSELQLACEAVVAALADAGIDPAEVDGLSTYTAETNGEVLVARNTGIGELKFFSRIGYGGGAACATVQQAAMAVATGIADVVVCYRAFNERSGVRYGLGQHDRPMDSTADRAAYAWLTPQGLSTPAQWVAMFARRYMHQYGATSEDFGRVAVVARKHAADNPAAWFYGRPITLEDHQSSRWIAEPLHLLDCCQETDGGQALVIVSAERARDLAHKPAFVAGAAQGSGKDQHMMSSYYRPDITGIPEMGLVARQLYGQSGLRPEDISAAILYDHFTPLVLPQLEELGFCKPGEAKDFIREGNLEVGGRLPANTHGGQIGEAYLHGVNGIAEAVRLIRGTSTTQPDDMRNVLVTAGTAVPTSGLILSSED, encoded by the coding sequence GTGATCAGCCCATTGTCGGGCGCGGCCGCCATCGTCGGCATCGGCGCCACCGAGTTTTCCAAGAACTCCGGACGCAGCGAACTCCAACTCGCATGTGAGGCGGTCGTCGCGGCTCTCGCCGACGCCGGCATCGACCCCGCAGAGGTGGACGGACTGTCCACCTACACCGCGGAAACCAACGGCGAGGTGCTCGTCGCCCGCAACACGGGCATCGGAGAGTTGAAATTCTTCTCCCGGATCGGGTACGGCGGCGGCGCCGCCTGCGCAACCGTGCAGCAGGCGGCGATGGCCGTCGCCACGGGAATCGCCGACGTCGTGGTCTGCTACCGCGCTTTCAACGAACGATCGGGGGTGCGTTACGGACTCGGCCAGCACGACCGGCCCATGGACAGCACCGCCGACCGGGCCGCGTATGCCTGGCTGACACCACAGGGACTGTCGACGCCGGCGCAGTGGGTGGCCATGTTCGCGCGCCGCTACATGCACCAGTACGGCGCCACCAGTGAGGATTTCGGGCGAGTCGCGGTCGTCGCACGCAAGCATGCCGCCGACAATCCTGCGGCCTGGTTTTACGGACGGCCCATCACGCTCGAGGACCATCAGAGCTCGCGGTGGATCGCCGAACCCCTGCATCTACTGGACTGCTGCCAGGAAACCGATGGCGGTCAGGCGCTCGTCATCGTGTCGGCCGAACGCGCTCGCGACCTGGCGCACAAACCCGCTTTCGTCGCGGGCGCCGCTCAAGGCTCCGGCAAGGACCAGCACATGATGTCGAGCTACTACCGGCCCGACATCACCGGAATCCCCGAGATGGGACTGGTGGCCCGGCAGTTGTACGGGCAGAGTGGTCTGAGACCAGAGGATATTTCGGCCGCGATCCTCTACGACCACTTCACCCCCCTGGTGTTGCCACAACTCGAAGAGCTCGGTTTCTGTAAACCCGGCGAGGCCAAGGACTTCATCCGCGAGGGCAACCTCGAGGTGGGCGGGCGTCTGCCGGCCAACACCCACGGTGGGCAGATCGGCGAGGCGTACCTGCACGGGGTGAACGGGATCGCGGAGGCAGTCCGGCTGATCCGCGGAACCTCGACCACACAGCCGGACGACATGCGCAACGTGCTGGTGACCGCCGGCACGGCAGTACCGACCAGCGGCCTGATCCTGAGCAGTGAGGACTGA
- a CDS encoding GntR family transcriptional regulator, whose product MAGQPAALLGLEKTSLRQQAVAALRVAITSGELAPSSPLVETELSEKLQISRGTLREAMRQLQQEGLITAGARGRLYVRHLDYKEIRDIFAVRAALEALAVRELAGLPDRTTVIAELRAALEVMDTAVLEARIEADLNFHRTMCALTGNDTLVHSWISLEGSIRMSIMFAGLDRAVGNMDVGRHSAIVDAIETGDADEAARAIQTHMDWAASNLVA is encoded by the coding sequence ATGGCCGGACAACCCGCCGCACTGCTCGGGCTGGAGAAGACCAGTCTCCGTCAGCAAGCCGTCGCTGCCTTGCGGGTCGCGATCACCAGCGGGGAACTCGCGCCGAGCAGCCCCCTCGTGGAAACCGAACTGTCCGAGAAGCTGCAGATCAGCCGCGGCACGCTCCGCGAGGCGATGCGGCAACTCCAGCAAGAAGGATTGATTACGGCAGGCGCGCGCGGTCGCCTTTATGTCCGGCATCTCGATTACAAGGAGATCCGCGACATCTTCGCCGTCCGCGCCGCACTCGAGGCGCTGGCGGTCCGGGAACTCGCCGGCCTGCCCGACCGCACCACCGTCATCGCGGAACTGCGCGCTGCCCTCGAGGTCATGGACACCGCCGTCCTCGAAGCCCGCATCGAGGCCGATCTGAATTTCCACCGCACCATGTGCGCTCTCACCGGCAACGACACACTTGTGCACTCGTGGATCTCCCTCGAAGGGTCCATCCGAATGTCGATCATGTTCGCCGGCCTCGATCGCGCCGTCGGGAACATGGACGTCGGCCGCCACAGCGCCATCGTCGACGCCATCGAAACCGGTGATGCCGATGAGGCCGCCCGCGCGATCCAGACCCACATGGATTGGGCGGCATCGAACCTCGTCGCCTGA
- a CDS encoding transketolase family protein, giving the protein MTTASKPKLKTSAMIASFVDDDQKTTTAPFGHALVKAARENDKIVGLSADLAKYTDMHIFAQEFPDRFFQMGMAEQLLFGAAAGMAETGLVPFASTYSVFAARRAYDFLCLDIAEPNLNVNIIGGLPGLTTGYGPSHQATEDMAIFRGIPNLTIVDPCDSVDIEQAVPQLAASDGPTYLRLLRGKVATVLDEYDYTFELGKAKVLRGGNDVVFVTSGLMTMRALQAADRLAEHNVDVAVVHTPTIKPFDAATVLAEVNTDRLVVTLENHTVIGGLFETVAAAVVSAGLGKRIVPIALPDQFLDAGALPTLHERYGLSTDRIVAKVLGELA; this is encoded by the coding sequence ATGACCACCGCCAGTAAGCCGAAGCTCAAGACGTCGGCGATGATCGCCTCGTTCGTCGACGACGACCAGAAGACCACCACGGCGCCGTTCGGACACGCCCTCGTGAAAGCCGCCCGGGAGAACGACAAGATCGTCGGCCTCTCCGCCGACCTCGCCAAGTACACCGACATGCACATCTTCGCGCAGGAGTTCCCCGACCGGTTCTTCCAGATGGGGATGGCCGAGCAGCTGTTGTTCGGCGCCGCCGCCGGGATGGCCGAGACCGGGCTGGTTCCGTTCGCATCCACGTATTCGGTGTTCGCCGCGCGCCGCGCCTACGACTTCCTGTGCCTCGACATCGCCGAACCGAATCTCAACGTCAACATCATCGGCGGCCTACCCGGCCTGACCACCGGCTACGGTCCCAGCCACCAGGCGACCGAGGACATGGCCATTTTCCGGGGCATCCCCAACCTCACCATCGTCGACCCGTGCGACTCGGTGGACATCGAACAGGCCGTCCCGCAACTCGCCGCCTCCGACGGCCCCACCTACCTGCGGCTGCTGCGCGGGAAGGTCGCGACTGTGCTCGACGAGTACGACTACACCTTCGAGCTCGGCAAGGCGAAGGTGCTCCGCGGCGGCAACGACGTCGTCTTCGTCACCAGCGGGCTGATGACGATGCGCGCGCTGCAGGCCGCCGACCGGCTCGCCGAGCACAACGTCGACGTGGCGGTCGTGCACACGCCCACGATCAAACCGTTCGACGCCGCGACCGTCCTCGCCGAGGTGAACACCGACCGGCTGGTGGTCACCCTGGAAAACCACACCGTGATCGGCGGTCTCTTCGAAACCGTGGCCGCCGCCGTCGTCTCTGCCGGACTCGGTAAACGCATCGTGCCGATCGCCCTGCCCGACCAGTTCCTCGACGCGGGGGCCCTGCCCACCCTGCACGAACGGTACGGCCTCAGCACGGACCGTATCGTCGCCAAGGTTCTGGGCGAACTGGCATGA
- a CDS encoding SDR family oxidoreductase has translation MTLPNPLDFRNRAVVVTGGTKGIGFVIAQSFLEAGADVLVCARTRPDVLPAHGDRTASFRATDVRDADDAAALIDDAVTRFGRLDVLVNNAGGSPDADAATVSPRFVEKIIALNLLAPFTVAQSANAVMQQQPEGGAIINIGSVSAHDPQPGTAAYSAAKAGLLVLTKALALEWAPKVRINHVTTGLIRTDSAATVYGDDGGAAVTRTLPMGRMAVPSDIAGACLFLASPLASYVNGADLAVHGGGEYPARFLATHPDRS, from the coding sequence GTGACTCTCCCCAACCCCCTCGACTTCCGGAACCGCGCCGTGGTCGTCACCGGCGGCACCAAGGGCATCGGATTCGTCATCGCCCAGTCGTTCCTCGAGGCGGGCGCCGACGTCCTCGTCTGCGCGCGCACTCGCCCGGATGTGCTTCCGGCACACGGCGACCGCACCGCGTCTTTCCGCGCGACCGATGTGCGCGACGCCGACGACGCCGCTGCGCTGATCGACGACGCCGTCACCCGGTTCGGCCGCCTCGACGTACTCGTCAACAACGCCGGCGGCTCCCCCGACGCCGACGCGGCCACCGTCTCGCCGCGCTTCGTCGAGAAGATCATCGCCCTGAACCTGTTGGCGCCCTTCACTGTCGCCCAGTCGGCCAATGCCGTGATGCAGCAGCAGCCCGAGGGCGGTGCCATCATCAACATCGGAAGCGTCTCCGCTCACGACCCCCAGCCCGGCACCGCCGCGTACAGCGCCGCGAAAGCCGGTCTGCTCGTCCTGACCAAGGCGCTTGCGCTCGAATGGGCCCCGAAGGTGCGGATCAATCACGTCACCACCGGACTCATCCGCACGGACAGCGCCGCGACGGTCTACGGCGACGACGGCGGCGCCGCCGTCACCCGTACCCTGCCCATGGGCCGGATGGCGGTGCCGTCGGACATCGCGGGCGCCTGCCTGTTCCTGGCGAGTCCGCTGGCGTCGTACGTCAACGGTGCCGATCTCGCCGTTCACGGTGGTGGCGAGTACCCGGCCCGCTTCCTCGCCACCCACCCCGACCGCTCGTGA
- a CDS encoding MaoC/PaaZ C-terminal domain-containing protein, whose protein sequence is MTSTHKRSAAAWRGEDLGTRTVAYDERDAILYALAVGARATELDLVFEDRLRVLPTFALTLAQWAPDELGSRGAFDTKTALHGSQNLTVRAPLPRRGEIALSASVGEVWDKGSAAVFEVRVESDFFVATWSLFAPGAGGFGGERGPSKPARPEGEPTVEAVVNTADNQAALYRLTGDRHHIHLDPAAAARIGQPRPIMHGLCTLAASTLELARQLGVHPADLVEVEGRFAAPVFPGDSPVLRAWGDAAAASFELVHGGHPVIAGARAAFG, encoded by the coding sequence ATGACGAGCACACACAAAAGGTCCGCGGCGGCGTGGCGAGGCGAGGACCTCGGCACTCGTACCGTGGCCTACGACGAGCGGGACGCGATTCTGTATGCGCTGGCGGTGGGCGCCCGCGCCACCGAACTGGACCTCGTCTTCGAGGACCGGCTGCGGGTGCTGCCCACTTTCGCGTTGACTCTCGCGCAGTGGGCACCGGACGAGCTGGGATCACGTGGTGCCTTCGACACGAAGACCGCGCTGCACGGCTCGCAGAACCTGACGGTGCGCGCGCCGCTCCCACGCCGTGGTGAGATCGCCCTGTCGGCATCGGTGGGTGAGGTGTGGGACAAGGGGTCGGCGGCGGTTTTCGAGGTGCGCGTCGAGTCCGACTTCTTCGTGGCCACCTGGTCGCTGTTCGCGCCGGGGGCGGGTGGATTCGGCGGGGAGCGTGGTCCGTCGAAACCGGCTCGGCCAGAGGGTGAGCCGACCGTGGAGGCGGTGGTGAACACTGCGGACAATCAGGCGGCGCTGTACCGGCTGACCGGGGACCGGCACCACATACACCTCGACCCGGCTGCGGCCGCCCGGATCGGCCAGCCCCGGCCGATCATGCACGGGTTGTGCACACTGGCGGCGAGCACCCTCGAATTGGCGCGCCAACTCGGCGTACACCCCGCGGATCTGGTGGAAGTGGAGGGCCGGTTCGCCGCCCCGGTGTTCCCTGGCGACTCACCGGTTCTGCGGGCGTGGGGTGACGCGGCTGCCGCGTCGTTCGAGCTCGTCCACGGCGGGCACCCGGTGATCGCCGGGGCCCGCGCGGCGTTCGGCTAG
- a CDS encoding OB-fold domain-containing protein, whose protein sequence is MSDLLARLRAFEGRTIVPATWGPDPVNTPMIRHWVEAMGDTNPIYLDDDAARDTGREGAIAPAPMLQVWTMRTYADKMSGADPSDVWTELIETFDSAGFTSVVATDSDQEFFVELRPGERVSATEVVEGVSEEKQTGLGAGHFVTTLKTYRNGDGVVVGTQRWRTLRFRPTPKAASRPLRPRPALNADNAFWFEAAREHRLVIQRCARCGVLRHPTGPMCGQCRSTEWNTVDACGRGTVYTFVVNHHPKIDAFDYPLIVAVVELEEGTRLIANMTDVEPEHVFIGMPVELDWIDADPELTLPAFRPQRSREH, encoded by the coding sequence GTGAGTGACCTACTCGCCCGGTTACGCGCCTTCGAAGGCCGGACGATCGTCCCGGCCACGTGGGGACCCGACCCGGTGAACACTCCGATGATCCGGCACTGGGTCGAGGCGATGGGCGACACCAACCCCATTTACCTCGACGACGACGCCGCACGCGACACCGGACGTGAGGGCGCCATCGCCCCGGCGCCGATGTTGCAGGTGTGGACGATGCGCACGTACGCCGACAAGATGTCCGGTGCCGATCCGTCCGATGTCTGGACCGAGCTGATCGAGACCTTCGACAGTGCGGGGTTCACCTCGGTGGTGGCGACAGATTCCGATCAGGAGTTCTTCGTCGAACTGCGTCCCGGGGAGCGGGTGAGCGCGACGGAGGTGGTCGAAGGCGTCTCCGAGGAAAAGCAGACGGGTCTCGGAGCGGGGCATTTCGTCACCACCCTCAAGACGTACCGAAACGGTGACGGTGTCGTCGTGGGGACTCAGCGGTGGCGGACCCTCCGCTTCCGGCCCACCCCGAAAGCGGCCTCGCGCCCGCTTCGCCCGCGCCCGGCCCTCAACGCCGACAACGCGTTCTGGTTCGAGGCCGCCCGCGAGCACCGCCTCGTGATCCAGCGCTGCGCTCGGTGCGGTGTGTTGCGGCATCCGACCGGACCCATGTGCGGGCAGTGCCGCTCCACGGAGTGGAACACCGTCGACGCGTGCGGTCGCGGCACCGTCTACACATTCGTCGTCAATCACCACCCGAAGATCGATGCCTTCGACTACCCCCTGATCGTGGCGGTGGTCGAACTCGAAGAGGGCACACGCCTGATCGCGAACATGACGGACGTCGAACCCGAACACGTCTTTATCGGAATGCCGGTGGAGCTCGACTGGATCGACGCCGATCCCGAACTCACGCTCCCCGCCTTCCGGCCCCAACGATCGAGGGAGCACTGA
- a CDS encoding acyl-CoA dehydrogenase family protein produces MDSRESPAQRELRRELRAYFAALLPEEKRRIAGEKGVGGEHFREIVRLLGKDGWLGIGWPVEFGGQGRSVEEQFVFFDEVQRAGLPFPFVTVNTVGPTLMKYGTEEQKARFLPGILAGEIVFAIGYTEPGAGTDLASLQTRAVRDGDSWVVDGNKIFTSGANTADYVWLACRTDTTAPKHRGISILIVPTDDPGFSWSPISTVGGLTVTSTYYSGIRVSDQDVVGAVDGGWQLITAQLNHERIGLAALGGRTLGLWHQVLDWAKANGALEIPWVQSEFARTHAKLEAMRLLNWKMTAAVANDTLSGADAGATKTYGTETHVDVYRALLGILGAAGRLRPGSPGAVLAGQIEQISRQSVVNTFGGGVNEVLRDMVGTRGLGLVREKRAK; encoded by the coding sequence ATGGACTCGAGGGAATCGCCCGCGCAGCGGGAACTCCGGAGGGAGTTGCGCGCCTACTTCGCGGCACTGCTGCCCGAGGAGAAGCGGCGTATCGCGGGTGAGAAGGGCGTCGGCGGGGAGCATTTCCGCGAGATCGTGCGACTGCTCGGCAAGGACGGTTGGCTGGGTATCGGCTGGCCCGTCGAATTCGGCGGGCAGGGCCGGTCGGTCGAGGAGCAGTTCGTGTTCTTCGACGAGGTGCAACGGGCCGGGCTGCCGTTTCCCTTCGTCACCGTCAACACCGTCGGCCCCACCTTGATGAAGTACGGCACCGAGGAACAGAAGGCCCGGTTCCTCCCCGGCATCCTGGCCGGTGAAATCGTCTTCGCCATCGGCTACACCGAGCCCGGCGCCGGCACGGACCTCGCGTCGTTGCAGACGCGGGCGGTCCGCGACGGCGACTCCTGGGTGGTGGACGGCAACAAGATCTTCACCAGCGGGGCCAATACGGCCGACTATGTGTGGCTCGCGTGCCGCACCGATACGACAGCGCCCAAACACCGGGGTATTTCGATTCTGATCGTGCCGACGGACGATCCCGGATTCAGCTGGTCACCGATCTCCACGGTGGGCGGTCTGACGGTCACCTCCACCTACTACAGCGGAATCCGCGTCAGCGATCAGGACGTGGTCGGAGCCGTCGACGGCGGGTGGCAGCTGATCACCGCCCAACTCAATCACGAGCGCATCGGCCTCGCGGCCCTCGGTGGCCGCACACTCGGGTTGTGGCATCAGGTACTCGACTGGGCCAAGGCAAACGGCGCTCTCGAGATCCCTTGGGTGCAATCCGAATTCGCTCGCACCCACGCCAAGCTCGAGGCCATGCGCCTGCTGAACTGGAAGATGACGGCAGCCGTCGCGAACGACACGCTGTCGGGCGCCGACGCCGGCGCCACCAAGACCTACGGCACCGAAACGCACGTCGACGTGTACCGGGCGCTACTCGGAATTCTCGGTGCCGCCGGCCGGTTGCGCCCCGGGTCGCCGGGGGCCGTCCTGGCGGGGCAGATCGAACAGATCTCCCGGCAGAGCGTCGTCAACACGTTCGGTGGTGGAGTCAACGAAGTGCTGCGGGACATGGTGGGCACTCGAGGTCTCGGCCTGGTGCGCGAGAAGAGGGCGAAGTGA